From the genome of Glycine soja cultivar W05 chromosome 14, ASM419377v2, whole genome shotgun sequence:
caatgttttggtaatcgattaccagtgtccttgaacgttgaaattcaaatttaaaagtgaagaatcacattgtttcactcaaaagctttgtgtaatcgattacacatatttggtaatcgattaccagtgtttgtttctgaaaaatctaaagatgtaactcttcaaaaaggttttgactttttcaaatgggttttaagtttttctaaaagttataactcttctgaatgaccttcttgaccagacatgaagagtctataaaagcaaggttttgttttgcattttccaatcaatctttctaacaacaatcttgaatacttttgcttttccaatcaatcctttacaagccttgaaatctctttgaagttcttattcttcttcttttgtaccaaaagctttctgaagttttctggttttctaaaccttgaaaacttgtgctattcatcttttcattctcttctccctttgccaaaaagaattcgccaaggactaactgcctgaattttttttgtgtctctcttctctcttttccaaaagaacaaaggactaaccgcctgaattcttttgtgtctcccttctcccttgtcaaagaattcaaaacgacacaatctgagaattcttttgattcttcccattccctaatacaaaagcgttcaaaggtttaaccgcctgagaattcttttgtatccccattcacaaagtatcaaaggtgtaacagcctgagatctttgtcttaacacattggaggatacatcctttatggtacaagtagagggtacatctacttgggtttaactgagaacaagagagggtacatcttttgtggatcagttctagtggagggtacatccactagggtttcaaagagaacaatggagggtacatcccttgtggatctttgcttgtaaaaggatttttacaaggttgaaagaaatctcaaggatcgcaggtcgcttggggactagaggtaggcacgggttgttgccgaaccagtataaaaactcttgtgtgtttgtttccttcttccctactcttttacttttcgttgtgcatttaatttccgtttttactttttgttaagattctcttctactccttattctcttaacaatttagtaaaaacattaaaagagtaattttttaattggtaaaggtttagtaataattaattcagccctccttcttaattattctgagaccactcgatcaaacacaaaataataataataataatatatattaaaagacaattaaaaaatatattgtataaGTACTAAACGAATAACAGTAAATTacaaatacataataataataataataagttacaatctattattagcatatactttttatacttttagggactaaattttgtatttttatcttttagggaCGCATTACGGAGTCGAAAgatgaaaagtcaaaaaaatatgatgataaATATGCTTCTATGCTGACAATCCACGCTAATAATCATTTCAGTAACAAATTTGTCCTTTTGTGTCACGTAAGTGACTTTATTAACAATGACGGACGAAAGTTAACGGCAggatatatttgttgcactttttacactttcagaaactaaattttgtattttcatcttttggaaCGTATTTGTCAGCGAGTTACACGTTGAGagacaaaaatgattatttaccctatatataattttgtaataaaatatgaCATGTTTCCTCTAGacgtaaatataaattaaaaaaattatgttatttattagatttaaatataaataaatcaaatgtattttatcgttatttaataaaatatttttcatttaattataactctatctttaatgatttttttatttataataagttttaatgaggatatttcaaaaataattataatttttacataggattaataaaattaaatgatgttaattaattttttaattagtgtaaaattaattatttttacttatgtaTAACTTTAAAaggaatataataaatttattaatttttatattaattattttaatatttatatttaatatagtaTTTTCTCTTGATAGTATAAATTGTTTTacaacaataatatattaaaattaaactcttatatTTTCACTTCTATCCACCCGCCCATACATCGTAACCACTATACACCATTCAAGCAATACATGCATTACATTTACACCCAATGGTAATTACCCTGTGACCTCGCCCTACTAATTAATACTACACTCCATTCAACATTTTTGCCACTGAGCATTACAAGATATAGCATTTTCAAGACAATGTGCAATATTAATGCATACTACTCTCCCCGAGTACACTCCAAGTCGGTGAGGAAGTATGAACTCCAATCCGTGTTCTGGAGATGAATTTGAGTAGGTGCTGGGGTTCTGCGATACATCGTGAAAAATTCAGTTAATCGCCGTCTTGTCAGGAAATGCATGGCAAACATTCATCTGCCAATACAAAGAAACCCTAGTAAGACCTCATAAGCTACAGTACAGTAAACAGTATATGACAGACAGGATGTTGATTACATATGCGTCTCGTTTTCAAGGGACACTCCAACTCTGCGCAAGTAGTAATCAcgcacagagagagagagagcaagcaaacagaaaaaaaataaaagaaaatgaaaggagACTTCTTCTCATGATTGCTACGTGACGTTAGTAGTGGGAATAGAGAAAAGGAATCGAGAGAattctacttttttattttttaagaaataagcataaaataattcaataactATAATATCTTAAAACAAAAGAGacaaatggatttttttttgtctagaaAAAAAGAGACTTAGCTTTAcacattatattaatattatatgataacattatcatatcttattagcataataaataacaaattacaaaataatagaGTAGTTATCCTTTCTTCTCCTAGTTACTTTAGGAGACCTTGTTAATTAGCTATGTAGTGAAAGTATAACAGAGTTCAATTATCATTTAATCACTCCCTCAGAAAAAATTGATCATTTAACCACAGATATTCTTAATCTAGCTTTTCATGCAACCCTATCCGTCTATATTACATCTCATACAATACAACCCTGCCCGTCTATATAAGGTCCACGTACCTTGAACGTTTTCTGCATTCTCACTATTCTCctcatcttcctctttttctcaACCAAAAGGGGTTCAATTCTAGCTAGTTCTATTACATCGTCCGCGACCATGAACATGGCGATCGTGCTTCTGTTCATGGTTTTCGCAGTTTCATCAGCTTTAGACATGTCAATAATATCACATGACAACGCTCATGCGGATAGGGCCACGAGGCGCACCGACGACGAGGTGATGTCAATGTTCGAGGAGTGGCTGGTGAAACACGACAAGGTGTACAACGCGCTCGGTGAGAAGGAGAAGAGGTTTCAAATCTTCAAGAACAATCTGCGCTTTATCGATGAACGAAACTCTCTGAACCGAACCTACAAGTTGGGACTCAACGTGTTCGCTGATCTCACCAATGCGGAGTACAGAGCCATGTACCTGCGAACCTGGGACGACGGTCCGAGGTTGGACTTGGATACGCCGCCAAGAAACCACTACGTGCCACGTGTTGGAGATACCATACCCAAATCCGTTGATTGGAGGAAGGAAGGTGCTGTTACCCCAGTCAAAAACCAAGGAGCTACTTGTAGTAAGTACTTCGAGTATTGTAGTAACActctatttttattgaaaaatgtcacacgaacatacaatatatattatctgacacctaaagaaaaataaaaggtgtTAGCAAgaatatttaaaacaataaaatatctgTGTATCATTACTCgtttttattttactacttggagatttttttaatgtttgaatttctttttatcatgaaGATAGCTGTTGGGCATTCACAGCAGTTGGTGCGGTGGAATCACTAGTCAAGATAAAAACAGGTGATCTAATTTCATTATCAGAACAAGAGGTGGTGGATTGTACTACATCCTCTAGTAGGGGGTGCGGTGGAGGAGATATACAACATGGCTATATCTACATCAGAAAGAATGGCATCAGTCTCGAAAAGGATTACCCTTACCGTGGTGACGAGGGTAAATGTGACTCAAATAAGGTTATATAGTACCTTAGTCCTGATTATTTGATGACAACAAATGCTTGTGAAAAATAGTTATATCACTCTaattcatattttcattttttttattgagtcatttttcttgtgtgcagaaaaatgctattGTTACTATTGATGGCCACGGATGGGTTCCTACCCAACTTGAGGAAGCCTTGAAACAGGGCATTGCAAATCAGCCAGTGGCCGTACCTATTCCAGCAGACGACTATGAATTTCAATATTATACATCAGTAAGTTTCTAAATTAATTATCGGCTTTAAATGTTTTGGAatcctaataaatatttattttttatttgtttttaataaatttttgtttttattggatttctaataaaataataattttatttttttcttaacactTACTTTTAGttcattataaattaatcaattttatatttaatttttaatattttatttatttattattagttaaaactgaaacaaaatttattaatttattaaaaaaacaaacacaactcaCTAATTTATCAagaattaagataaaatattataaacaaaaaacaaaagtatttTATTAGAGAGTTAAcactaaataaaaattcattaaaaacaatcacaaaaataagatatttatctaagataaaaaatatatttaacattaattttatgtatGAATTAGGACAGAAAAGTGTGTCGTTTATTGTATAGAATAAATAGCATGGGAATATTCAAGATTATCAAAGCATATATTGTATCTAGCAAtcgaatgtgatttttttttatatcatgctTGAGGGGTGTTCCCGTCCTTAAACGTGAATTTAATTAGAGCAGCTAATTAAATGAGATTGGgcaaaaataaatcatgttaaTTCGGTGCTTTAATTAACTCAAACTCGAGTTTAGTCCTACAACCTTGTTTGAGCTGAAGTGGGTAAAAAATTGTAGTTTTTGCATTGAGTTAAAAATTCTATGTTAAATTTTACTAAAAActtgtttttgataaaattttgtttctgaactcaattttataaaaattaagatcATTAATCATAAATAGAGGTTTTGCTACTGCGCATATTTTCTCTATGTTGACAAATTTTTCTTATGTCAGGGTGTATTCAAAGGGAAATGCGGTACAGAATTAAATCATGCTCTCCTGCTTGTGGGGTATGGTACAGAAAAAGATGGAGATTATTGGATAGCAAAGAATTCATATAGTGATAAATGGGGAGAGAATGGCTATATCAGAATACAAAGAAAACTGAGCACTTGTAAATTTGGAAACGGGGGTTACTATCCCATTATAAAAGTCACCGATCAACAAGCCACCAAATATGTGTGACAATGGCATCGGCTAGCTGTGCCCATTGAGCCTTTGGAAGTAATTAATAACAAGGCCAAAATTTCAAGGAGACTATCTTTGAgctattttatctttatataagTATTGTAATTTCTGTTCCCTAAATCATCTGGTTGCTGCACGTGTTGGCCCCAGATTGAGTATCTGTTTAGTCTATCTACAGTATCTATCTAAATAAAGGTGCGATGGCTCTATGGGCATCATTATAAATGCATACTCATTTTGTGTTTACTATGTTTATTTTCACGCAATACTGCACGTAACATACAGATCTTTGCCATTTTTTTCCTGCATGGGATGAATGATAGTTTCACGTATAGCATGCACTACATGCATGGTAGGTAGTTGGGCATCAATACTTAATTCATACGTCATTGAAAACTGTGTTTAGAAACACAGTATCACGTAATAacgaaatattaaaatgaaggaAGAGTTTGCGCACAATGAAATGTGAAAAAGTAGACAATGTACAATTGATCATTTATACAGATgtacatataaatatttttaaaattatcaattatatatttatagatattatgaaagaaagaaatttttcatgatttttttattacaaatatatgtaatgattgattatatttttcaaaaagaaaattataatatttctttttagtaTGCTAAAAGTGAATTATAAACCTAGATCAATATGAAATAGAATAATAGAATGAATACTAGTTTAAATGTTCAAATCTTAAGAATCATGCTCTAGTCATCGTTTCTttaattactatat
Proteins encoded in this window:
- the LOC114383194 gene encoding probable cysteine protease RD21B, which codes for MNMAIVLLFMVFAVSSALDMSIISHDNAHADRATRRTDDEVMSMFEEWLVKHDKVYNALGEKEKRFQIFKNNLRFIDERNSLNRTYKLGLNVFADLTNAEYRAMYLRTWDDGPRLDLDTPPRNHYVPRVGDTIPKSVDWRKEGAVTPVKNQGATCNSCWAFTAVGAVESLVKIKTGDLISLSEQEVVDCTTSSSRGCGGGDIQHGYIYIRKNGISLEKDYPYRGDEGKCDSNKKNAIVTIDGHGWVPTQLEEALKQGIANQPVAVPIPADDYEFQYYTSGVFKGKCGTELNHALLLVGYGTEKDGDYWIAKNSYSDKWGENGYIRIQRKLSTCKFGNGGYYPIIKVTDQQATKYV